Proteins from one Rhizoctonia solani chromosome 5, complete sequence genomic window:
- a CDS encoding cytochrome P450 family protein: MTTPIPQPPAVPFLGNVRDIDAELPGKSLTLLAKQYGEIFALNLMGRSVVAVSSVKLAQEVLDEKRFHKDLNGPLVEVRNLVSDGLFTAYHGETNWGVAHRILMPAFGPLSIKGMFNDMFDVISQLVLKWERFGPEHEIDPTDDFTRLAFETIALCTFNYRLNTFYTEGEPPFVKAMGDFLKECFLRSRRTTVMQALSYGANAKYAADMEIMNQLANKIVKDRKDHPSDKKDLLNAMLLGKDPQTGQGLSEENIKAQMLTFLIAGHETTSGMLSFVMAHAMKNPDVYAKIQNEVDSVLGGEPIRFEHLSKLTYINAVLRESLRVTPSIGQFTVTPHKDEVVGDGKDPTVWGEDAETFKPDRMLDGKFEALPPKSWLPFGNGARACIGRPFAWQEALIAIATIFQKFDFRPSDESYTLQLKQTLTLKPKDFTFHAIPRKGAPSFSVATASSQVSNEPTTEKKAIDGNSSGIPLYVFYGSNTGSCEGFAQSIASDAAGKGYRAKIGTLNSIVGNIPKDGPVIIVTASFEGEPADNAGHFVEVLVSSTDTKDLQDVSFAVFGAGNHDWVHTYQRIPRLIDDTLEKKGAKRLLARGEGDAGGDRFTESFEEWEDQLWQALSKEYSVEAKEGPSGPTVEVKLVGAPTDRAATLRQPDSRLGLVVENRLLTAADAPAKRHIEFELPEDMSYQAGDYLAILPSNPPEYVRRVLARFKISPEQEIVLNVAGPTTLPTGKPVSISEVLSGFVEIGQVATKRNVSTLLEHAKDPATRADLEALVSAYSVKDGQPTTSSMLDLLEKYGDIELPLGVFIASLPAMRLRQYSISSSPLWNPSHVTLTVGVVAQGQFLGVASNYLANLRKGDRVQMSVRPSAKGFHPPSQPEVPMVLFAAGSGLAPFRGFIQERAMQKQAGREVGKCVLFFGCRKASEDYLYSEGELGEWSKLGVVDVRPAFSRAAEESEGQKYVQERVWHDREVVREYFHQGAKFYTCGGNHVATGIRDACVRIIAEGKEGMDEERLEEIWKKIQSERYATDVFG; the protein is encoded by the exons ATGACTACGCCCATACCACAACCTCCTGCTGTGCCGTTTCTTGGAAACGTCCGCGATATTGATG CTGAGCTCCCGGGAAAGTCACTTACCCTTCTAGCTAAACAATATGGTGAAATATTTGCACTGAATCTCATGG GCCGATCCGTTGTAGCAGTATCCTCCGTTAAACTCGCGCAGGAAGTCCTTGATGAGAAAAGATTCCATAAAGATCTTAATGGTCCATTAGTTGAGGTCCGAAACCTCGTATCTGATGGTTTGTTCACCGCTTATCATGGCGAAACTAACTGGGGCGTTGCTC ATCGCATCTTGATGCCTGCATTTGGCCCTCTTTCCATTAAGGGAATGTTCAATGATATGTTCGATGTGATATCTCAACTTGTTCTCAAGTGGGAACGCTTCGGACCAGAACACGAGATAGACCCTACCGATGACTTCACTCGACTTGCCTTCGAGACCAT CGCGCTATGCACGTTCAACTACAGGCTGAACACGTTCTACACCGAGGGCGAGCCTCCGTTCGTGAAGGCCATGGGCGACTTCCTCAAGGAGTGCTTCCTACGCTCCCGTCGGACAACAGTGATGCAAGCCTTGTCTTATGGAGCGAACGCAAAGTATGCTGCAGACATGGAGATCATGAACCAA CTTGCAAATAAGATCGTAAAGGACAGGAAAGATCATCCGTCAGACAAGAAGGACCTGCTGAACGCCATGCTGCTTGGCAAGGACCCGCAGACGG GACAAGGGCTGAGCGAAGAGAACATCAAGGCGCAGATGCTGACGTTCCTGATCGCTGGACATGAGACGACATCCGGGATGCTATCATTTGTGATGGCGCATGCTATGAAGAATCCTGATGTGTATGCGAAGATTCAGAACGAGGTGGACAGTGTTCTAGGAGGAGAGCCGATCAGGTTCGAGCACCTGAGCAAGCTGACATACATCAATG CCGTGTTGCGAGAGTCACTCCGTGTCACACCAAGCATCGGGCAGTTTACTGTGACTCCTCATAAGGATGAAGTTGTAGGAGATGGAAA AGACCCCACGGTTTGGGGAGAAGAT GCGGAAACATTTAAACCAGAtagaatgctagatggaaaGTTTGAAGCTTTACCG CCCAAGTCGTGGTTACCATTTGGTAATGGGGCTCGCGCATGTATT GGCCGCCCATTTGCCTGGCAAGAGGCTCTTATCGCAATTGCAACCATATTCCAGAAGTTTGACTTCAGGCCCAGCGACGAGTCATACACTCTACAGCTCAAGCAGACGCTTACGTTGAAGCCCAAAGACTTTACATTCCATGCAATCCCTCGCAAGGGTGCCCCATCATTCTCAGTTGCAACCGCCTCGTCCCAGGTCAGCAACGAGCCAACGACAGAGAAAAAGGCTATAGATGGAAACTCGAGTGGTATTCCGCTATATGTGTTCTATGGAAGCAACACTGGATCGTGCGAAGGGTTCGCACAAAGCATAGCATCAGATGCAGCTGGCAAAG GGTACCGTGCCAAGATTGGCACTTTGAACAGCATAGTTGGAAACATTCCCAAGGACGGCCCTGTGATCATTGTTACTGCTTCTTTCGAGG GCGAGCCTGCAGATAACGCCGGCCATTTTGTCGAGGTCCTTGTCAGCTCCACCGACACAAAGGACCTCCAAGACGTCTCCTTTGCTGTCTTTGGCGCCGGAAACCACGACTGGGTCCACACCTATCAGCGCATCCCACGCCTCATCGACGACACACTCGAGAAAAAGGGTGCCAAGCGCCTGCTTGCACGCGGAGAGGGCGATGCTGGCGGCGATCGCTTCACTGAGAGCTTCGAGGAGTGGGAGGACCAGCTGTGGCAGGCCCTGTCCAAA GAGTATAGCGTGGAAGCAAAGGAAGGGCCGAGTGGCCCGACCGTGGAAGTGAAGCTTGTAGGTGCGCCGACGGACCGAGCAGCGACGCTTCGTCAGCCAGACTCGAGGCTGGGTCTAGTGGTCGAGAACCGGCTGCTTACTGCGGCTGATGCCCCCGCCAAGCGTCATATTG AGTTTGAGCTTCCGGAAGACATGAGCTATCAGGCCGGAGACTATCTTGCAAT CCTGCCATCGAACCCGCCGGAGTATGTGCGTCGAGTGCTTGCACGGTTCAAGATCTCGCCGGAACAAGAG ATCGTGCTGAACGTCGCTGGGCCTACGACCCTGCCTACAGGAAAGCCAGTGAGCATCTCGGAGGTGTTGTCAG GCTTTGTGGAGATCGGACAGGTTGCGACGAAGCGCAACGTGTCTACTCTACTCGAGCACGCCAAAGACCCTGCCACACGCGCGGACCTGGAAGCGCTGGTCAGCGCATACAGCGTGAAAGATGGCCAGCCGACGACCAGCAGCATGCTGGACCTGCTGGAGAAGTATGGGGACATCGAGCTGCCTCTTGGGGTGTTCATCGCATCCCTACCCGCGATGCGGCTGCGCCAGTACTCGATCTCGTCGTCTCCGCTGTGGAACCCGTCGCACGTGACTCTGACGGTGGGAGTGGTGGCGCAGGGGCAGTTCCTGGGAGTGGCATCGAACTACCTGGCGAACCTGCGGAAGGGAGACCGTGTGCAGATGTCGGTGCGGCCGTCGGCGAAGGGGTTCCATCCGCCAAGTCAGCCGGAAGTGCCGATGGTGCTGTTCGCTGCGGGGTCGGGACTTGCACCGTTCCGAGGGTTCATACAGGAGCGGGCGATGCAGAAGCAAGCGGGGCGAGAGGTAGGGAAGTGCGTGCTGTTCTTTGGATGCCGGAAGGCGTCGGAAGACTATCTGTACTCGGAAGGAGAGCTTGGGGAGTGGTCGAAGCTGGGAGTGGTGGACGTGCGACCTGCGTTCTCACGTGCTGCCGAGGAGTCGGAAGGGCAGAAGTATGTGCAAGA GCGCGTATGGCATGACCGTGAGGTTGTGCGGGAGTACTTTCACCAGGGTGCAAAG TTTTATACGTGCGGGGGGAACCATGTTGCAACAGGAATCCGGGATGCGTGTGTGCGGATCATTGCTGAGGGGAAGGAAGGTATGGATGAGGAGCGGTTGGAGGAGATATGGAAAAAGATCCAGTCTGAACGGTATGCAACTGATGtttttggctga